One window from the genome of Streptococcus halotolerans encodes:
- a CDS encoding glycoside hydrolase family 1 protein gives MTTTQTYQFPEGFLWGTSTSGPQSEGSIEGDGKGMNNWDYWYSIAPEKFHDGIGPSQTSTFYQHYKEDIGLLKETGQTVFRPSIQWARLIPDGTGKVNGKAVAFYRDVFKSIKDVGVKPIVNLYHFDLPYALQEKGGWENKETVYAYEAYARKCFELFGDLVDTWITFNEPIVPVECGYMNDLHYPCKVDPKAAVAVAYHTQLASSLAVKACHDVNASHKISIVLNLTPAYPRSESEEDRQAAHIAELFQTKSFLDPSVLGTYPDDLVEIIRKHDLMPEVTSEELDIIRQHTVDFLGVNYYQPMRVKAPESHSGLDQAFSLDLYFEHYDMPGKKINPHRGWEIYEQGIYDIAMTIRDHYGNIDWLVTENGMGVEGEEKFLKDGVIQDDYRIAFIKDHLIELHKAIEEGANCKGYMLWTFIDCWSWLNAYKNRYGLVSLDLETQERRLKKSGYWFKELSQNNGFSQ, from the coding sequence ATGACGACAACACAGACTTATCAATTTCCTGAAGGTTTCTTATGGGGAACATCAACATCTGGACCGCAAAGTGAAGGAAGTATTGAGGGTGATGGAAAGGGAATGAATAACTGGGATTACTGGTACAGTATTGCACCTGAAAAATTTCATGATGGCATTGGACCAAGTCAAACCTCAACCTTCTATCAACATTATAAAGAAGACATTGGCTTGTTGAAGGAGACAGGGCAAACTGTTTTTCGTCCATCCATCCAGTGGGCGCGTTTAATACCTGATGGTACCGGCAAGGTTAATGGGAAAGCCGTTGCCTTTTACCGGGATGTTTTTAAGAGCATCAAAGATGTAGGTGTTAAACCCATCGTCAATTTATATCATTTTGATTTGCCCTATGCTCTCCAGGAAAAAGGTGGTTGGGAAAACAAAGAGACTGTCTATGCCTATGAAGCTTATGCAAGAAAGTGCTTTGAGTTATTTGGAGATTTAGTGGATACTTGGATCACCTTTAATGAGCCGATTGTTCCTGTTGAGTGTGGCTATATGAATGACTTGCATTATCCTTGCAAAGTTGATCCTAAAGCGGCAGTGGCTGTTGCCTATCACACCCAATTAGCTAGCAGTTTAGCCGTAAAAGCCTGCCACGATGTTAATGCTAGCCACAAAATCAGTATTGTCCTCAATTTGACGCCTGCTTATCCTAGAAGTGAGTCTGAGGAAGACCGCCAAGCAGCGCACATCGCAGAGTTATTTCAAACCAAGAGTTTCCTTGATCCGTCTGTTCTAGGGACTTATCCAGATGACTTGGTAGAAATCATTAGAAAGCATGATTTGATGCCAGAGGTAACTTCAGAAGAATTAGACATTATTCGCCAGCATACCGTAGACTTCCTAGGGGTTAACTATTATCAGCCCATGCGTGTCAAAGCACCAGAAAGCCATAGTGGTTTAGATCAGGCATTTAGTCTAGACCTTTATTTTGAACACTATGATATGCCAGGTAAAAAGATTAATCCTCATCGTGGTTGGGAAATTTACGAACAAGGGATTTACGATATTGCGATGACGATTAGAGATCATTATGGCAATATTGACTGGTTGGTAACTGAAAATGGCATGGGTGTTGAGGGAGAAGAAAAATTTCTTAAAGATGGTGTGATTCAAGATGATTATCGCATTGCCTTTATCAAAGACCATCTGATTGAACTTCATAAAGCGATTGAAGAGGGGGCTAACTGTAAAGGATACATGCTATGGACGTTTATTGACTGTTGGTCTTGGCTAAACGCCTATAAAAATCGCTATGGGTTGGTTTCGCTTGATTTAGAAACACAAGAGCGTCGTCTGAAGAAATCTGGTTACTGGTTTAAAGAACTCAGTCAAAATAATGGTTTTTCACAATAA
- a CDS encoding DUF871 domain-containing protein: MVTFGFSIYPEKHELNKIKSYMDLLKKYGAERIFMSLLQLEAGDTTTFDKYKAIIHYANELNMRVIADISPSFIEQNAWEDQLILKAKEFGLAGLRLDEALSIDDIVSLTQNQLGLKIELNMSTDKTLVNDLLASDANFDNIIACHNFYPHEFTALSQQHFREMSAFYNEKGIETAAFVSSQTAKEGPWPLSEGLPTVEDHRHLPIAQQVQLMKAVGTIDNILISNQFISEEELKTCHQALVSEVKCLEVSVLDDLSSVEEAIVSFDHNYRGDISDYVIRSTIPRTIYTDVSLPPRDNQSKKVKRGSLIIDNDRYTRYKGELQIALKDFTISDKANVVGHICETSLPLLETLEAWEDFKLIIKS, from the coding sequence ATGGTCACATTTGGTTTTTCCATCTACCCTGAAAAGCATGAGCTTAACAAGATTAAATCATACATGGATTTGTTGAAAAAGTATGGTGCTGAGCGCATTTTTATGAGTCTCTTGCAATTAGAAGCAGGAGATACCACAACTTTTGACAAGTATAAGGCTATTATTCACTATGCTAATGAACTGAATATGCGCGTGATTGCTGATATTAGTCCAAGTTTTATTGAACAAAATGCTTGGGAAGATCAGTTGATTCTCAAAGCAAAGGAATTTGGGTTAGCCGGTTTACGCCTTGATGAAGCCCTCTCTATTGACGACATTGTCTCCTTAACTCAAAATCAGCTTGGTTTAAAAATTGAATTAAACATGAGTACAGATAAGACCTTGGTTAATGATCTTTTAGCGAGTGATGCTAATTTTGATAATATTATTGCCTGTCATAATTTCTATCCTCATGAGTTCACTGCCCTATCGCAGCAACATTTTAGAGAGATGTCGGCTTTTTATAATGAAAAAGGGATTGAAACTGCTGCTTTTGTTAGCAGTCAAACAGCCAAAGAAGGTCCTTGGCCACTTTCTGAAGGCTTGCCAACCGTGGAGGACCATCGCCATTTGCCAATAGCTCAGCAGGTTCAACTGATGAAAGCGGTTGGTACCATTGACAATATTCTGATTTCTAATCAGTTTATCTCTGAAGAAGAGTTAAAGACTTGTCACCAAGCTCTAGTCTCAGAAGTCAAGTGTTTGGAAGTTTCTGTTTTGGATGATCTTAGTAGCGTCGAAGAAGCGATTGTAAGCTTTGATCATAACTATCGCGGCGATATCTCAGATTATGTGATTCGCTCAACCATTCCTAGAACGATTTATACAGATGTTTCCCTCCCTCCACGAGACAATCAGTCTAAAAAAGTCAAGCGAGGGAGTCTTATCATTGATAATGACCGATACACGCGCTACAAGGGAGAATTACAGATTGCTTTAAAAGATTTTACCATTAGTGATAAGGCCAATGTAGTAGGACACATTTGTGAGACTTCCTTGCCTTTACTAGAGACGTTAGAGGCTTGGGAAGACTTTAAATTAATCATTAAATCTTAG
- a CDS encoding BglG family transcription antiterminator yields the protein MLSKKEMSLMDFLIKQRSTFVSSEDIGHQLGMSDRTVRKYLSQLSDTIVGHGASIISKRGYGYQLMVDDQPMFELFWQNLLAAKRNVKDVLQIEEAEDRKHYILNKLFFEDKQQSLKSLAKELFISRTTLNNVLSLIRETLLPYGLTLLTNKQMITVLGSEADMRRFIMDYFFVNSFDESMSGMVEHYFVSTINFPELTIFVIDECRNADLKLSDFIIQNLVLHIALMLQRIRLGYPLKSFNSSDVIESSEEYRVAKRILNRVEEAYDISFPKEEANYIALHLTVKNSSVNPATTGFSTGLIEYHLKEKFVEASQLIAVPFYLDNDLLNGLTAHMTPLLSRLKNKIQMTNPLTEQLKQDYPEVFEMTKHVFKDMPELSPYQVTDDEWAYITLHLMAAIERYSNKNKLNVLVVCATGYGSALMLKNRLEKEFGGSLQIVDAISYYELSEKRLQSIDLIISSISLSNLMFLTPVINVSVFLNDEDIARIRSYLSEEISVNYNSRGQRKLSDEKACQIAEEMFVSKRFFYFEQELSKAEVLETMVSSLEESRDDQFVEQFLKQMELRESYSPIVYGNTLAFPHPSSAMSLSEQVVVGVLKEPLQWNEEHCVNFIFLLSPSKGSNPYLKHLSPSLVDFVEQTELQEQLLASPTVNNVKKIFIPLIGKH from the coding sequence ATGCTTTCTAAAAAAGAAATGTCACTAATGGATTTTTTAATAAAGCAGAGGTCTACATTTGTCTCTAGTGAAGATATTGGTCATCAGCTAGGGATGAGTGATCGCACGGTCAGAAAGTACCTCAGTCAGTTATCAGACACGATTGTTGGACATGGTGCTAGTATTATCTCTAAGAGAGGTTATGGTTACCAACTGATGGTTGATGATCAGCCGATGTTTGAGCTTTTTTGGCAAAACCTGTTAGCAGCAAAACGCAATGTGAAAGACGTTTTACAAATTGAGGAGGCAGAAGATCGTAAACACTACATCTTAAATAAACTCTTTTTTGAAGATAAACAGCAGTCCTTAAAAAGCCTTGCTAAAGAATTATTCATTAGTCGCACAACCTTAAATAATGTCCTTTCTCTGATTCGTGAGACTCTCCTGCCTTATGGTTTAACCCTATTGACAAATAAACAGATGATCACTGTTCTGGGGTCTGAAGCAGATATGAGGCGCTTTATTATGGACTATTTCTTTGTCAATAGTTTTGATGAGTCCATGTCTGGCATGGTAGAACACTATTTTGTGTCGACGATCAATTTTCCAGAATTGACCATTTTTGTCATAGATGAATGTCGCAATGCTGACTTGAAATTATCTGATTTTATTATTCAGAATTTAGTGCTACACATTGCGCTAATGCTTCAACGAATACGACTTGGTTATCCTTTAAAAAGCTTTAATAGTTCTGATGTCATTGAATCATCTGAAGAATACCGCGTCGCTAAGAGAATCTTAAATCGAGTTGAAGAGGCTTATGATATCAGTTTTCCTAAGGAAGAAGCTAATTATATCGCCCTTCATTTGACAGTTAAGAATTCATCAGTCAATCCTGCTACAACAGGATTTTCGACAGGTTTAATTGAGTATCATCTGAAAGAAAAATTTGTAGAAGCGAGCCAGCTCATTGCCGTTCCTTTTTATTTGGATAATGATCTCCTTAATGGCTTGACTGCCCATATGACACCGCTTCTAAGTCGCTTGAAAAATAAGATTCAAATGACCAATCCTCTGACAGAACAACTAAAACAGGATTACCCAGAAGTTTTCGAGATGACCAAGCATGTTTTTAAAGACATGCCGGAATTGTCACCCTATCAGGTAACTGACGATGAATGGGCCTATATTACCCTTCATCTGATGGCAGCTATTGAGCGTTATTCCAACAAAAATAAATTAAATGTCTTGGTAGTCTGTGCGACAGGATACGGTAGTGCCTTGATGCTAAAAAATCGTTTGGAAAAAGAATTTGGCGGTAGCTTGCAGATTGTGGATGCGATTAGTTACTATGAATTATCTGAAAAAAGACTTCAGTCTATTGATCTGATTATTTCATCCATTAGTCTTTCCAATCTGATGTTTTTAACGCCTGTCATAAATGTTAGCGTTTTCTTAAATGACGAAGACATTGCGAGAATAAGAAGTTATTTATCAGAAGAAATCTCTGTAAACTATAACAGTAGGGGGCAGAGGAAGCTAAGCGATGAAAAAGCTTGTCAGATTGCCGAAGAGATGTTTGTTTCAAAACGCTTTTTCTATTTTGAACAAGAACTCTCTAAAGCTGAAGTCCTTGAGACTATGGTCAGCAGTTTAGAAGAATCAAGAGATGACCAGTTCGTTGAGCAATTTTTAAAACAAATGGAATTACGTGAAAGTTATAGTCCCATTGTTTATGGTAATACGCTAGCCTTTCCGCACCCGTCATCAGCTATGTCTTTGTCTGAACAAGTGGTTGTTGGTGTTCTTAAAGAACCCCTTCAGTGGAATGAAGAGCATTGCGTTAACTTTATCTTTTTGTTGTCACCATCAAAAGGAAGCAACCCATATTTAAAACATCTGTCACCTAGTTTAGTTGACTTTGTCGAGCAGACAGAACTTCAAGAACAACTTTTAGCTAGTCCAACTGTCAATAACGTCAAAAAAATATTTATCCCTTTAATTGGGAAACATTAG
- a CDS encoding PTS sugar transporter subunit IIB, giving the protein MKSIMLVCNAGMSTSMLVTKMQKAAEDKGVDVKIWAVPVSEAANEVADNAIDVLLLGPQVKFLVKEFKEKYEPEIKVDSINMVDYGTMNGANVLETALKMMED; this is encoded by the coding sequence ATGAAATCAATTATGTTAGTTTGTAACGCTGGTATGTCAACAAGTATGCTAGTTACTAAAATGCAAAAAGCCGCAGAAGATAAAGGTGTGGATGTTAAAATCTGGGCCGTTCCTGTGTCAGAAGCGGCTAATGAAGTAGCCGACAACGCTATTGATGTCCTACTCTTAGGCCCACAGGTCAAATTCTTGGTTAAAGAGTTTAAGGAAAAGTATGAACCAGAAATCAAAGTAGATAGCATTAACATGGTCGACTACGGGACAATGAATGGCGCAAATGTGTTGGAGACAGCGCTTAAAATGATGGAGGACTGA
- a CDS encoding PTS lactose/cellobiose transporter subunit IIA, which produces MTEPTNLEAIMGLIMYGGEAKGKAVEAIREAKLGNIAQARTRIDDAYNSLNVAHNSQTELLSQEAAGQSVELSLLMVHGQDHLMTALTFIDMAKEVIDVYEKLAELS; this is translated from the coding sequence ATGACTGAACCCACAAATTTAGAAGCGATTATGGGGTTAATCATGTATGGTGGAGAAGCTAAAGGTAAAGCTGTGGAAGCCATCCGTGAGGCAAAATTAGGAAATATTGCCCAAGCAAGAACGCGAATTGATGACGCTTACAACTCCTTGAATGTTGCACATAATTCTCAGACCGAGCTATTATCGCAAGAAGCTGCCGGACAGTCAGTGGAATTATCGCTTTTAATGGTTCATGGTCAAGATCACTTAATGACGGCTCTAACCTTTATTGATATGGCAAAAGAAGTGATTGATGTTTATGAAAAATTAGCAGAGTTGAGTTAG
- a CDS encoding DUF3284 domain-containing protein, with the protein MEIIKTADVSITALFQVVTDSLKRDYHENTLKKLTDEAIVPGLNYIKTFGSSQQHQIKVVVENFDAPNQYVVSFHSNRGKQTISYHFKALEANKTLIAYAQDLQASDIFQKGNRFLMNTVFKKSIEKQTQAQLDALVMHAKDLDTSEKERQS; encoded by the coding sequence ATGGAAATAATCAAAACAGCAGATGTATCGATAACAGCTTTGTTTCAGGTTGTCACCGACTCCTTAAAGAGAGATTATCATGAAAATACGCTCAAAAAGCTAACAGACGAAGCCATTGTTCCTGGATTGAATTACATCAAAACCTTTGGGTCATCTCAGCAACACCAAATCAAAGTGGTGGTGGAAAACTTTGACGCCCCAAATCAATATGTCGTAAGCTTTCATTCCAATCGAGGAAAACAGACCATTTCTTATCATTTTAAAGCGCTAGAGGCGAACAAGACACTGATTGCTTATGCCCAAGACTTGCAAGCGAGTGATATTTTCCAAAAAGGAAACCGTTTTCTCATGAATACGGTATTCAAGAAAAGCATTGAAAAGCAAACGCAAGCACAACTAGACGCTCTAGTCATGCACGCTAAGGATCTGGACACATCAGAAAAGGAAAGACAATCATGA
- a CDS encoding glycoside hydrolase family 1 protein — MTNQISHIPKDFLWGSASAAYQVEGAWDADGKSPSVWDNHVKLPGTTFKGTTGDIAVDHYHRYKEDVALMAEMGLKAYRFSIAWTRILPEGRGPVNEEGIQFYSDLIDELLKHHIEPLITLYHWDLPQCLMDEYGGWESRQIIDDFNEYASVLFDRFGDRVKYWISLNEQNIFVSLGYQLGLHPPGVRDDERMYQVNHIANLANAKVINTFHQMIPDGKIGPSFAYSPIYAKDSHPINVLAAERAEDMQSHFWMDIYLKGRYPKFALDNLAKQGISIDIQEGDMALIASAKPDFLGINYYQSNTMAYNPIDGVGRGEMNTTGKKGSSGESGVPGLYKRIENPFVERTNWDWEIDPMGLQIAIQRISSRYDVPVLITENGLGEYDQVAEDGHIHDDYRIDYLSQHVTAINDAIQDGASVLGYCTWSFTDLLSWLNGYQKRYGFVYVDKHEVEEGTLERKPKDSFYWYQGLIKKHHIAKNN, encoded by the coding sequence ATGACAAATCAGATATCGCATATCCCCAAAGACTTTCTCTGGGGATCAGCGTCAGCAGCCTACCAGGTCGAAGGGGCTTGGGATGCTGATGGCAAGTCACCATCTGTCTGGGATAATCATGTCAAACTCCCAGGAACTACCTTTAAAGGAACGACAGGTGACATTGCAGTAGATCATTATCATCGCTACAAAGAGGACGTGGCTCTGATGGCTGAGATGGGCTTAAAAGCTTATCGCTTCTCGATTGCTTGGACACGTATTTTACCAGAAGGTCGTGGTCCTGTTAATGAAGAAGGCATTCAATTTTATTCAGATTTGATTGATGAATTACTAAAACACCATATTGAACCCTTGATTACGCTTTATCATTGGGATTTGCCACAGTGCTTAATGGATGAGTACGGTGGTTGGGAGTCACGTCAGATTATTGATGATTTTAACGAATACGCTAGCGTTCTCTTTGACCGTTTTGGCGACCGGGTTAAATACTGGATTAGCCTAAATGAGCAAAACATTTTTGTTAGCTTGGGCTATCAGTTGGGGTTACACCCACCAGGTGTTCGAGATGATGAGCGTATGTACCAAGTGAATCATATTGCTAATCTGGCCAATGCTAAGGTGATTAATACCTTCCATCAGATGATTCCTGATGGAAAGATTGGACCAAGCTTTGCATACTCTCCAATCTATGCTAAAGATAGTCATCCCATCAATGTTTTAGCTGCTGAAAGAGCTGAGGACATGCAGTCCCATTTTTGGATGGACATTTACCTCAAAGGCAGATACCCTAAATTTGCTTTGGATAATCTGGCTAAGCAAGGCATCAGTATTGATATTCAAGAGGGAGATATGGCGCTCATCGCTTCAGCTAAACCAGATTTTTTAGGTATTAACTATTATCAATCAAATACCATGGCTTATAACCCAATTGATGGGGTAGGACGTGGTGAGATGAATACAACCGGTAAAAAAGGAAGTTCAGGGGAATCAGGAGTTCCTGGTTTGTATAAACGCATTGAGAATCCTTTTGTTGAACGAACAAACTGGGATTGGGAAATTGATCCCATGGGTCTTCAAATTGCCATCCAACGCATTAGCAGTCGTTATGATGTTCCTGTCCTCATCACGGAAAATGGTCTTGGAGAATACGATCAAGTTGCAGAAGATGGTCACATCCATGATGACTATCGTATTGATTATCTCAGTCAGCATGTGACAGCTATTAATGATGCTATTCAAGATGGTGCCAGCGTTCTTGGCTACTGTACTTGGTCCTTTACTGATTTACTGTCATGGCTCAATGGCTATCAAAAACGTTATGGCTTTGTTTATGTTGATAAACATGAAGTTGAAGAGGGTACCCTTGAAAGAAAACCCAAGGATAGTTTTTACTGGTATCAAGGGTTGATTAAGAAACATCACATTGCTAAAAATAATTAA
- a CDS encoding PTS sugar transporter subunit IIC, whose protein sequence is MSNFSDKFMEISGKIGSQRHLVAIRDSFISMMPITMAGSVAVLLNVFLRDIPTNLGWESFTAAMQPIIDINGYVYFGTISIMALFFAFAFGYNLSVMHKVNPLAGGLISFASFVATIPQSITVSTALEKVSPSNIALLKELGLTVVKADGATSIEASQWGAIALSYAGATGLFTALVIGFLSMFVYAALTKRNITIKLPDSVPPAVNKAFAAIIPGTAAIYASAIVAYLAFATTGLALGDLVSTYVQKPLMGLSQGIGSVVFLSFLVQLFWFFGLHGHNVLAPVMDGIYGVALNENTAVYEATRKVSELPWDWTRGSFDAYGQMGGSGITLALIIAIFIFSKREEHKTIAKLSAPMGVFNINEPIIFGMPIVLNPSFVIPWLIVPPVCNAIAYVATTTGLIPPVFLAVPWITPAGLYAYLATGGSFMAGLVSLFNLFVAFLIWTPFVISANKIKPGE, encoded by the coding sequence ATGTCAAATTTTTCTGATAAATTTATGGAAATATCTGGGAAAATAGGCTCTCAACGTCACCTTGTTGCGATCCGAGATTCCTTTATTTCAATGATGCCAATTACTATGGCGGGTTCTGTTGCTGTTTTGCTCAACGTTTTTCTAAGAGATATTCCAACCAATCTAGGCTGGGAGAGCTTTACGGCAGCTATGCAACCCATTATTGATATCAATGGTTATGTTTACTTTGGTACCATCAGTATCATGGCCCTATTCTTTGCTTTTGCCTTTGGGTACAACTTATCAGTCATGCACAAGGTTAACCCTCTGGCTGGTGGTTTGATTTCGTTTGCGTCTTTTGTAGCCACTATTCCTCAAAGTATTACAGTCTCAACGGCTCTTGAAAAAGTGAGCCCGTCTAATATTGCTCTGTTAAAAGAGCTTGGTTTGACAGTAGTAAAAGCGGACGGTGCGACAAGTATTGAAGCAAGCCAATGGGGAGCTATCGCTCTTAGTTACGCTGGGGCGACAGGTCTCTTCACAGCTCTTGTTATTGGATTTCTTTCCATGTTCGTCTATGCCGCTTTGACCAAGCGTAACATTACGATAAAATTGCCTGATAGTGTTCCACCTGCTGTTAATAAAGCCTTTGCAGCGATTATTCCTGGTACAGCAGCTATTTATGCTTCAGCCATTGTGGCTTACCTTGCTTTTGCAACAACTGGTTTAGCTTTGGGAGACTTGGTGTCTACCTATGTGCAAAAACCGCTCATGGGCTTATCACAAGGTATTGGTTCAGTTGTTTTCCTATCATTCTTAGTTCAATTGTTCTGGTTCTTCGGTCTTCATGGCCACAACGTGTTAGCACCTGTGATGGATGGTATTTATGGTGTTGCTCTTAACGAAAATACAGCAGTTTATGAAGCGACACGAAAAGTTTCAGAATTGCCATGGGATTGGACACGTGGCTCATTTGACGCTTACGGGCAAATGGGTGGTTCAGGTATTACCCTAGCCTTGATTATTGCTATCTTTATCTTTTCAAAACGTGAAGAGCATAAAACCATCGCTAAATTGTCTGCGCCAATGGGTGTTTTCAATATTAACGAACCAATTATCTTTGGTATGCCAATTGTGCTTAACCCAAGTTTTGTGATTCCTTGGTTGATTGTCCCACCAGTATGTAATGCCATCGCTTATGTTGCGACCACTACGGGATTGATTCCACCAGTATTCTTAGCCGTTCCTTGGATTACACCTGCTGGACTTTATGCTTACCTTGCTACGGGTGGTAGCTTTATGGCTGGCTTGGTATCTCTCTTTAACTTATTTGTGGCTTTCCTCATTTGGACGCCATTTGTGATTTCTGCCAATAAGATTAAACCAGGAGAATAG
- a CDS encoding NAD-dependent succinate-semialdehyde dehydrogenase — MAYQTIYPYTNEVLHQFDNVSDADVEKALETGHQLYKQWRREDHLEDRKAQLHKIADLLRRDRDKYAEVMTKDMGKLFTEAQGEVELCADIADYYADKADEFLKPVPLETDTGDAYYLKQATGVILAVEPWNFPFYQIMRVFAPNFIGGNPMVLKHASNCPASAQAFEDLVLEAGVPEGGFKNLFVSYDQVNTIIADKRVTGVCLTGSERGGASVAEAAGRHLKKSSLELGGNDAFIILEDADFDLLKETIFFARLYNAGQVCTSSKRFIVVGEENYNKFVDMVVETFKTAKWGDPMASETSLAPLSSAGAKEEVLEQIKLAIDNGATVEYGNELIDHPGNFVMPTVLTNITNENPIYNQEIFGPVASIYKVDTEEEAIELANDSSYGLGGTVFSSNQEHAERVAAQIETGMSFINSGWASLPELPFGGVKNAGYGRELSELGFATFLNEHLVYTPKR, encoded by the coding sequence ATGGCTTATCAAACGATTTACCCCTACACAAATGAAGTGCTCCATCAATTTGACAATGTTTCAGATGCAGATGTCGAAAAAGCGCTGGAAACAGGTCACCAGCTTTATAAACAATGGCGCCGAGAAGATCATTTAGAGGATCGCAAAGCGCAACTTCACAAGATTGCCGACTTACTCCGCCGCGATCGTGATAAATATGCGGAAGTAATGACTAAGGATATGGGTAAACTCTTCACAGAAGCTCAAGGTGAAGTGGAACTCTGTGCTGATATTGCGGATTACTATGCTGATAAGGCTGATGAGTTTTTGAAACCAGTTCCTCTGGAAACCGATACTGGTGATGCTTATTACCTTAAACAAGCAACTGGTGTGATCTTAGCGGTAGAGCCTTGGAATTTCCCATTCTATCAAATCATGCGCGTGTTTGCACCTAACTTCATTGGTGGTAACCCAATGGTCTTAAAACATGCGTCAAACTGTCCAGCCTCTGCCCAAGCTTTCGAAGATTTAGTTCTTGAAGCTGGTGTGCCAGAAGGAGGATTCAAAAACCTTTTCGTTTCTTATGATCAAGTTAACACTATCATTGCAGATAAACGGGTTACTGGTGTCTGCTTAACAGGTTCTGAGCGTGGTGGAGCATCGGTCGCTGAAGCAGCGGGACGTCATCTGAAGAAATCATCACTTGAACTTGGCGGAAATGATGCCTTCATTATCCTTGAAGACGCTGATTTTGACTTACTGAAAGAGACCATTTTCTTTGCTCGACTTTATAATGCTGGTCAAGTATGTACCTCTTCCAAACGTTTCATCGTTGTAGGTGAAGAAAACTATAACAAATTTGTGGATATGGTTGTGGAAACCTTTAAAACAGCTAAATGGGGCGACCCTATGGCATCTGAGACCAGTTTAGCGCCTCTATCATCAGCTGGTGCTAAAGAAGAAGTCTTGGAGCAGATTAAATTAGCCATAGATAATGGGGCAACTGTTGAATACGGTAACGAGTTAATCGATCATCCAGGCAACTTTGTTATGCCAACGGTCTTGACCAACATTACTAATGAAAATCCAATTTACAACCAAGAAATCTTTGGTCCAGTAGCTTCCATTTACAAAGTTGATACTGAAGAAGAAGCGATTGAATTAGCGAACGATTCTAGCTACGGTCTTGGTGGTACAGTCTTCTCAAGCAATCAAGAACATGCCGAACGTGTCGCAGCTCAAATTGAAACAGGTATGAGTTTCATCAACTCTGGCTGGGCATCACTTCCAGAATTGCCATTTGGTGGGGTCAAAAATGCTGGTTATGGACGCGAACTCAGTGAACTAGGTTTTGCAACCTTCTTGAATGAGCATTTAGTCTACACACCAAAACGTTAA